From the genome of Tsukamurella pulmonis:
TCTCGATGTCGACGTCACCTATCGCTTCCTCCGTGACACCGTCTGGGTCGCGGTCCGCTGGTACCGCCCGGGCGGGCAGCTTTCCGTGGACACGGTGGCAGACCAGTACCTCACGATCCTCGAGCACGGGATCGCCAGTCTCGACAAGGAGCAGTCATGACCGATCTCGCCCCCGGCGCGTACATCCTCGACGCGGTACGGACCCCCACCGGCAAGCGCGGCGGCTCCCTGGCGGAGGTGCACTCCGCCGATCTCGGTGCGCACGTCCTGCGCGCGTCCGTCCTGCGCTCGGGCGTCGACCCGGACCTCGTCGACGACGTCATCATGGGGTGCTGCGACACCATCGGCCCGCAGTCGGGCAACATCGCCCGCACCTCGTGGCTCGCCGCGGGCCTGCCCGAACAGGTCCCCGGCGTCACCGTCGATCGCCAGTGCGGCTCGAGCCAGCAGTCGGTCCACTTCGCGGCGCAGGCCGTCCTCTCCGGGACCGCGGACGCGGTGGTCGCCGCCGGCGTGCAGAACATGAGTGCGATCCCGATCAGCGCAGCCATGATCGCCGGGCGCGAGTACGGCTTCGACGATCCCTTCTCCGGCTCGGTGGGCTGGCGCGAGCGCTACGGCGATGTCGAGGTCTCCCAGTTCGCCAGCGCCGACATGATCGCCTCCAAGTGGGGCGTCTCCCGCGCCCGCATGGAGGAGTTCGCGCTCGCGAGCCACGAGCGGGCGATCGCGGCCATCGACGAGGGCCGGTTCGAGGCCGAGATCGCCCCGGTCGAAGGCTTCGCGGTCGACGAGACGCCGCGCCGGGGAACGACTCTGGAGAAGATGGCCGGCCTCGCCCCGCTCGCCGAGGGCTCGGCGATCACTGCCGCGGTCGCGAGCCAGATCGCCGACGGCGCGGCCGCCGTGATGGTCGCCTCGGGCGAGTTCGCCCAGCGCCACGGGCTGCGGCCGCGGGCGCGGATCCACCACATCTCGGTGCGCGCCGCGGACCCGGTGTGGATGCTCACCGGGCCGATCCCCGCCACGCAGTACGCGCTGCAGAAGACCGGACTCGCGGTGGGCGACATCGATCTCTTCGAGTGCAACGAGGCCTTCGCGTCGATCCCGTTGGCCTGGATGGACGAGCTGGGCATCCCGCACGAGAAGGTGAACGTCAACGGCGGTGGCATCGCGCTGGGGCATCCGCTCGGCGCCACCGGTGCCAAGCTCATGACCACCCTGCTGCACGAGCTCGAGCGCCGTGGTGGTCGGTACGGGCTGCAGACGATGTGCGAGGGCGGCGGAACGGCCAACGTGACGATCATCGAGCGCCTCTGAGGGCGGAGACTCTCCCGAGACCAGGCGGAAGGCGCACGTCGCGACGCGACGTGCGCCTTCTGTCGTGTCGGGGTGACGTCGGTTCGTCATCATGAACCCGCACCGACGGGAGGGTTGTGTTGCCGCTGTAGCGATTGCAGCGTAGTTGCATGGTCTGTTCGCGATCGCACGGGAGTGGGCGCGCGGGAAGTTACCACACGTTCTCATTGCGATGCATGCATTCAAGCAGGTGAAAATGTGTAGATTTCATGTCGGAGGCGTGTCTGGGGCGTGATGACCGCTGAACCCTGGGCGAGATATGTGTTCTAAGTCGCAAAATCGACCCTGAATTCAGATTTGGCTTGGCAAATTCTCAGGGACGTGGTTGTCTTTGCGTACTCAATCAGAGACCGTTCGAAGAGGAGTCGAAGAGTGCGTCGAATCAAGTTCGGCATGGCGGCCGCAGTCGCCGCAGCGTGCGCCGTCTCGGTGCTGTCCGTGGGCCCGGCCTCCGCGCAGATCACCCCGCAGAACCCGTCCGGCCCCGTCAAGGGCGCCAAGCAGACCATCAAGTCGGGGGAGGGTGTGAACGCGCAGATCTCGCTCTTCGACCTCAAGGCGAAGCTGTTCCCGCCGCTGGCCGGCGACAACAAGTCGCGCCTGGCCTACGTCGACGGCAAGGCCGAGGGCCTGATCACCAAGGCGCCGGGCGAGATCGAGTCGGCGACAGTCGAGGTCGGCTACGTCGTGGCCTGTGGCGTCAAGGACGGCGGTTTCGAGTCCTGGATCGGAAGCAACCAGACCATCGGCGCGGGCGGTGCGCTCGCGGGCAGCATCCCGGCCGCCGGCGCGGCCATCGTCGGAGTCGGCGGCTCCCTCGGGCTGACGCAGAACCAGGTCATCAAGACGGCGCCGGGCGCCATCGTCTACCTGCCGGTCGGCACCAAGACGATCTCGAAGCCCAAGCCGGGCGAGAACTTCGGCATCCGCTTCGGTGAGAAGCGCGTGAGCATCGAGGGTTGCATCGGCAGCGTCGACGCCGTCGCCTACTCGACGCTGACCGTCTCGTCGCGTGCTTTCGACGACATGAAGACCGTTTACAGCGAGGTCATGCGCTTCGCGTGAGCCGCGAATCGATCATGACCTGAGGCCGGAGAGCGCGTCCAAGCGCTCTTCGGCCTCGCGCGTGATCCGCTCGATGAGCTCCGCCACCGTCGGCAGGTCTTCGATGATCCCGGCGACCTGCCCCGAGGCCAGGACGCCCGCGTCGGTATTGCCCTCGACGAGCCCGGCGCGCAACAGCATCGGGGTGTTCGCCGACATCATGAGCTGACTCCAGGTGCGATCGCCGCCCCGCTTGAGCGCCAGGCCCTCGCTGACGAGCCCCTTCCAGGAGACGCCCGTGAGCGCTTGGAAGCGCAGGGTGTTCACGGCGGCGTGCGCCAACGTCGCCACGCCGTGCGAGCGCTCGAGCGCGTCGACCAGTGCCGTCCGCAGCACCCGGTGCGGCATCCCGTCGACCTTGGTCGTGACGACGGTGTCGCCGAGGCCGCGCTGCAGGTACTCCGCCTTCACCGATTCGGGGACGCGGCTGTCCCGGGTGAGCAGGAATCGGGTTCCCATCGCCACGCCCGAGGCGCCGTACGCCAGCGCTGCGGCGAGCCCGCGGCCGTCGAAGAAGCCGCCGGCGGCGATCACGGGAATGTCCACCGCGTCGAGCACCGACGGCAGCAGCAGCGTGGTGGCGACGCCACCGGTGTGACCGCCGCCCTCGCCGCCCTGCACCACCACCGCGTCGGCTCCCCAGGAAGCGACCTTCTCCGCGTGTCGAGCGGCGCCGACGGACGGGATCACCACGAGCCCGGCGTCTTTGAGCTGCGCGATCATCTCCTTGCGGGGCGCCAGCGCGAACGATGCGACCGCGACCCCCTCACGGATGAGCAGCTCGACCCGCTGCTGCGCGTCCTCGGCGTCGGCGCGCAGGTTCACCCCGAAGGGCTTGTCGGTGCGCTCCTTGGTCCTGCGGATCGCGTCCTCGAGCTCCGAGTAGGTCATCGTCGCCGACGCGAGGATGCCGAGGCCGCCGGCGTTCGCGGTGGCCGAGGTCAGGTGGGCGCCGGAGACCCATCCCATGCCGGTCTGCACCACGGGGTGCTCGACGTCGACCAGTTCGGTGAAGGGCGTCCGCAGCGTCATGCCGGAACCTCCTTGCTGCGCAGGCCCTTCGGATCCACCACGGTGCGGATGATCTCCAGCTCCTCCGCGGTGGGCAGGCGGGTCTCGGGGACGTCGGCGCCCGCGAGCGCGAACCCGGTGGCCTCGCGCACCGCGTCCTCGTCGACCCCCGGATGCACGGAGAGCAGCGTCATCGCGCCGTCCTCGCCGAAGCCGAGCACCGCGAGATCGGTGACCACGCGGTACACGTCGTGATACCGCGCGGCGGAGGGCCCGGCGGCGCGCGCACGGTCGTGTCCGACGCCGCTGACGACGTCGACGGAGTCGACGAAGACCCGCGTCGAGTGCTTCGGGATCCAGTACGAGGTGCGGTTGTTCACCGTATTGCCCGGTCCGCCGCGCACGCCCAGCAACTGGCGCGACGGTGCCCTGTGCTCGCCGATCGCCGAGATGTTCTGGTTGCCGTACCGGTCGATCTGGCTGGCGCCCATGATCACGTGGCGCTGACCGTTCGGCACCACGACGTCGAGCACCTTCTTGAAGGGTTGCCAGCCCTCGATCCCCGCCGACGGGTCCGCCGCATCCGCGATGAGGTACGCCTCGCCGTCGGAGAGCAGCAGGTCGGGGGAGGAGGTGAGGCGGGCGAGCCGGCCGCCCAGCGACGGGATCAATCCCATCGGGCTGGCGGTGATCTCGCCGTCGCCGCGGAACAGGTCGGCGATCGCGGTCACGCAGACCTCGGCGCGGGTGATGTCGGTCATTTCGTCTCCTCCGCGGCCCAGGCGGCCACCTGAGCCTGGTAGTGCGCTTCGTCGCCACTGAGGAAGCGCTCGGTGAACGCGGCCCACGCGACGGGGTCCTTCGCGCTGGCGGCGTAGTGCCGCTGGAACTTCTCATCCCGGCCGTAGTCGGGAACCGCGGTGGTGAAGTGCGCGCCGTTCGGCGTCTCCACGACACCGGTCACAGCGCCGCGGTTGAGGAGCAGCGACTGGACGGGGCCGCCCGCCACGAGTTCCTCGGTGGGGACGATCTTCTCGCAGGAGACGTAGCAGCGGTCGGCGGCGAGGGCGAAGTCGTCGTCGAAGTAGGGATCCGGCCCCAGGTACTGGGCGTTGCCGCGCGCGTCGGCCCGGTTCATGTGCACCAGCGAGGCGTCCAGGCGCAGAGCGGGCACGGCCACCAGTTCCTCGCCGTCCGAGTAGGGCGAGAAGACGGTGCGCAGATCGGGATTGACGTCCATCACCGAGGAGCCGAGCCCCGCGCGGATCGGCAGGAAGGGCAGGCGCTGCACCGCGGCCTTGAGGCCCGCGGCGAACATGCCCTCGTCCCACTCGGCGACCTCGATGGCGCCGGATTGCCGGGCGCGTGCGAAGTTCGGATCGATGGGAACGGTGTCGAGGGTGACGAAGCCGAAGACCAGCTTCCGGATCTTCCCGGCCGCGGCCAGCAGGCCCACGTCGGGCCCGCCGTAGGAGACCACGGTGAGGTCCTTGAGGTCCGAGCGCAGGATCGCGCGGACCAGGGCCATCGGCTTGCGCCGCGAGCCCCACCCGCCGATGCCCAGCGTCATGCCGTCCTCGAGTTCGGCGACCACCTGCTCGGCGGTCATGGTCTTGTCGGTCATGCGTTCTCCTGCTGTGCGTCCTGCGCCTCGGCGGCCTCGTTCACGGTGCGGCCGGTCGAGACGAATTCCCGGCGGTGCTCGTCCGAGTACCCCGCGAGGTTGAGTTCGAAGGTGAAGCCCTGCTCGAACCGGTAGCTGGTGTGCACGTTCACCGGGTCGATCCCGTTGATCGCCTCCTTGGCCTTCCGGATCACACGGGTGTCCTTGGCGGCGATGGCCCGGGCCACTTCGACGGCCGCCTCGTCCAGCTCGCCGCGCGGCACCACGCGGTACACCGACCCGAAGTGGTGCAGCTGCTGGGCGGTCACGGTGCCGGCGGTGAAGTACAGCGTGCGCATCAGGTGCTGCGGCACGAGGCGGGCCAGATGCGTTGCGGCGCCCAGCGCCCCGCGATCGACCTCGGGCAGTCCGAACGTGGCGTCGTCGGAGGCCACCACCACGTCCGCGTTGCCGACGAGACCGATGCCGCCGCCCAGGCAGAAGCCGTTCACCGCCACGATCACGGGGACCGCGCAGTCGTACACGGCGGAGAAGGCCGCGGCGCAGCCCGCGTTCGCGCCGATCAGCGCGCCGTAGCCGTCACCCGCCGCCTGCGCCGCGTCGATCTCCTTGATGTCGACGCCCGCGTTGAAGCCGCGCCCCTGCGCGCGCACCACGACGACGTGGCACGACGGGTCGCGGCCGGCCTCGGTGATCGCGGTCGCGAGGTCGAACCAGCCCTGCACAGTGAGGGCGTTGACGGGGGGCGCGTCGACGGTGATCGTGTGGATCCCGGGCTCGTCGACGGTGGTCTTGATCGGTGAAGGCACACCGACTCCTTCGAGGTAGACAGGTAGAACGTGATCTAAACCTAGCAATTGCTTGGTACGCTACCACCGAAGCCCGGTCGGCCGGAATGGGAAGTGGTGAATCTTGTGGCGAACGCACCTGCGGGGCGCGATCTCGGACTCGACGGCGCGGTGGTGCTGGTCACCGGCGGCGTCCGGGGGATCGGCGCGGGCATCGCCCGCACTTTCCTCCGGCAGGGCGCCACGGTGGTGGTGTGCGCCCGGCGGGAGCCCGAGAGTCCGGTCGGGATCGACGGTGCCGTCGCCGAGTTCGTCGCCGCCGACGTCCGCGAGCCGGAGCAGGTCGACGGCCTGATCGCGGGCATCGTTGCGCGGCACGGAAGGCTCGACGTGCTGGTGAACAATGCGGGCGGCGCGCCCTTCTCGGACGCGGCCACCGCCTCGCCCCGATTCCACGAGAAGGTCGTCGGGCTGAACCTGCTGGCCCCGCTCCTGGTCGCGCAGCGTGCGAACGCCGTGATGCAGGAGGCGGGGGGCGGGTCGATCGTCAACGTCTCGAGCGTCAGCGCCACGCGTCCGTCGCCCGGGACCGCCGCCTACGGGGCAGCGAAGGCCGGTCTCGATTCCCTTACCGCGAGCCTCGCGGTGGAGTGGGCCCCGGCGGTGCGGGTGAACGCGCTCGACGTGGGCATGGTGCGCACCGAGGCGGCGGAGCAGCACTACGGCGACGACGCCGGGATCGCGGCGATCGGCGCGACGGTCCCCCTCGGCCGCTTGGCCGATCCCGAGGAGGTCGGGGCGTGCGCCGCCTTCCTCGCCTCCCCGCTCGCGTCCTACGTCAGCGGCGCGACCCTTCTCGTCCACGGCGGCGGTGAACGCCCCGCCTTCCTCGCTGCGGCGAACGCGCAGCGCGACACGAACTAGACCGAACCACGAATCAGGAGAACAACAATGACAGGAATCGTCGACGGTCGCGTCGTCATCGTCACCGGAGCCGGGCGCGGCATCGGACGCGCCCACGCGCTCGCCTTCGCGGCGGAGGGCGCCGCGGTCGTGGTGAACGACTACGGTGTCGGGCTCGACGGTGCGGACGCCTCGTCGGGCCCCGCACAGCAGGTGGTGGATGAGATCCGCGCCGCGGGCGGCCGCGCGATCGCGGACGCCTCCGACGTCGCGGACTGGGACGGCGCGCAGGCGCTGGTTCGCAGCGCGATCGACGAGTTCGGTCGGCTGGACGTGCTGGTCAACAACGCGGGCTTCCTGCGCGACCGGATGCTGGTGAACATGTCCGAGACGGAGTGGGACGCCGTGACCCGCGTGCACCTCAAGGGGCACTTCGCGATGCTGCGGCACGCGGCCGCGTACTGGCGCGACGAGTCCAAGGCGGGCCGGCAGCCGCAGGCGCGGGTGATCAACACCAGTTCCGGCGCCGGCCTGCTCGGCAGCGTCGGGCAGGGCAACTACGCGGCCGCCAAGGCGGGCATCGCCGAGATGACGATCCAGGCCGCCGCGGAGATGGGCCGGTACGGGATCACGGTGAACGCGATCGCCCCCGCCGCACGCACGCGGATGACGGAGGTGACCTTCGCCGACGACATGGCGGCGCCGGACGACGGCTTCGATG
Proteins encoded in this window:
- a CDS encoding NAD(P)H-dependent flavin oxidoreductase, with protein sequence MTLRTPFTELVDVEHPVVQTGMGWVSGAHLTSATANAGGLGILASATMTYSELEDAIRRTKERTDKPFGVNLRADAEDAQQRVELLIREGVAVASFALAPRKEMIAQLKDAGLVVIPSVGAARHAEKVASWGADAVVVQGGEGGGHTGGVATTLLLPSVLDAVDIPVIAAGGFFDGRGLAAALAYGASGVAMGTRFLLTRDSRVPESVKAEYLQRGLGDTVVTTKVDGMPHRVLRTALVDALERSHGVATLAHAAVNTLRFQALTGVSWKGLVSEGLALKRGGDRTWSQLMMSANTPMLLRAGLVEGNTDAGVLASGQVAGIIEDLPTVAELIERITREAEERLDALSGLRS
- a CDS encoding CoA-transferase; translated protein: MTDITRAEVCVTAIADLFRGDGEITASPMGLIPSLGGRLARLTSSPDLLLSDGEAYLIADAADPSAGIEGWQPFKKVLDVVVPNGQRHVIMGASQIDRYGNQNISAIGEHRAPSRQLLGVRGGPGNTVNNRTSYWIPKHSTRVFVDSVDVVSGVGHDRARAAGPSAARYHDVYRVVTDLAVLGFGEDGAMTLLSVHPGVDEDAVREATGFALAGADVPETRLPTAEELEIIRTVVDPKGLRSKEVPA
- a CDS encoding acetyl-CoA C-acetyltransferase; translation: MTDLAPGAYILDAVRTPTGKRGGSLAEVHSADLGAHVLRASVLRSGVDPDLVDDVIMGCCDTIGPQSGNIARTSWLAAGLPEQVPGVTVDRQCGSSQQSVHFAAQAVLSGTADAVVAAGVQNMSAIPISAAMIAGREYGFDDPFSGSVGWRERYGDVEVSQFASADMIASKWGVSRARMEEFALASHERAIAAIDEGRFEAEIAPVEGFAVDETPRRGTTLEKMAGLAPLAEGSAITAAVASQIADGAAAVMVASGEFAQRHGLRPRARIHHISVRAADPVWMLTGPIPATQYALQKTGLAVGDIDLFECNEAFASIPLAWMDELGIPHEKVNVNGGGIALGHPLGATGAKLMTTLLHELERRGGRYGLQTMCEGGGTANVTIIERL
- a CDS encoding SDR family oxidoreductase — encoded protein: MTGIVDGRVVIVTGAGRGIGRAHALAFAAEGAAVVVNDYGVGLDGADASSGPAQQVVDEIRAAGGRAIADASDVADWDGAQALVRSAIDEFGRLDVLVNNAGFLRDRMLVNMSETEWDAVTRVHLKGHFAMLRHAAAYWRDESKAGRQPQARVINTSSGAGLLGSVGQGNYAAAKAGIAEMTIQAAAEMGRYGITVNAIAPAARTRMTEVTFADDMAAPDDGFDAMAPENISPLVVWLGSVESADVTGRVFEVEGGKVSLAQGWRHGPQRDKGARWEPAELGAVVHGLVAEAPDPEPVYGA
- a CDS encoding MspA family porin gives rise to the protein MRRIKFGMAAAVAAACAVSVLSVGPASAQITPQNPSGPVKGAKQTIKSGEGVNAQISLFDLKAKLFPPLAGDNKSRLAYVDGKAEGLITKAPGEIESATVEVGYVVACGVKDGGFESWIGSNQTIGAGGALAGSIPAAGAAIVGVGGSLGLTQNQVIKTAPGAIVYLPVGTKTISKPKPGENFGIRFGEKRVSIEGCIGSVDAVAYSTLTVSSRAFDDMKTVYSEVMRFA
- a CDS encoding enoyl-CoA hydratase family protein, translated to MPSPIKTTVDEPGIHTITVDAPPVNALTVQGWFDLATAITEAGRDPSCHVVVVRAQGRGFNAGVDIKEIDAAQAAGDGYGALIGANAGCAAAFSAVYDCAVPVIVAVNGFCLGGGIGLVGNADVVVASDDATFGLPEVDRGALGAATHLARLVPQHLMRTLYFTAGTVTAQQLHHFGSVYRVVPRGELDEAAVEVARAIAAKDTRVIRKAKEAINGIDPVNVHTSYRFEQGFTFELNLAGYSDEHRREFVSTGRTVNEAAEAQDAQQENA
- a CDS encoding CoA transferase subunit A is translated as MTDKTMTAEQVVAELEDGMTLGIGGWGSRRKPMALVRAILRSDLKDLTVVSYGGPDVGLLAAAGKIRKLVFGFVTLDTVPIDPNFARARQSGAIEVAEWDEGMFAAGLKAAVQRLPFLPIRAGLGSSVMDVNPDLRTVFSPYSDGEELVAVPALRLDASLVHMNRADARGNAQYLGPDPYFDDDFALAADRCYVSCEKIVPTEELVAGGPVQSLLLNRGAVTGVVETPNGAHFTTAVPDYGRDEKFQRHYAASAKDPVAWAAFTERFLSGDEAHYQAQVAAWAAEETK
- a CDS encoding SDR family oxidoreductase → MANAPAGRDLGLDGAVVLVTGGVRGIGAGIARTFLRQGATVVVCARREPESPVGIDGAVAEFVAADVREPEQVDGLIAGIVARHGRLDVLVNNAGGAPFSDAATASPRFHEKVVGLNLLAPLLVAQRANAVMQEAGGGSIVNVSSVSATRPSPGTAAYGAAKAGLDSLTASLAVEWAPAVRVNALDVGMVRTEAAEQHYGDDAGIAAIGATVPLGRLADPEEVGACAAFLASPLASYVSGATLLVHGGGERPAFLAAANAQRDTN